In the genome of Mytilus edulis chromosome 3, xbMytEdul2.2, whole genome shotgun sequence, one region contains:
- the LOC139514223 gene encoding uncharacterized protein, which yields MKDFISTEELSGPKINNDLAGYMNQGLRTRPNEDKLKELTQKYNKPANVSSLKVPRVNLGIWRQMTTRNKDVDLKLQHLQNLLSKAACPMMYMMDMFLQKSSNQQPITIQEVQSYTVTCKDTYQMLQASFSEITFRRRSFIKGDIQPQYKALCDDTTPVTTCYLETTLKKK from the exons ATGAAAGATTTTATCAGTACAGAGGAACTGTCTGGGCCTAAGATAAACAATGATCTGGCTGGTTACATGAACCAAGGACTTAGAACAAGACCTAATGAAGACAAACTTAAAGAACTTACCCAAAAATATAACAAGCCTGCAAATGTTAGCAGCCTTAAAGTTCCTAGAGTAAATTTAG GCATTTGGAGACAAATGACAACAAGAAATAAAGATGTTGATCTCAAGTTGCAACACTTACAGAATTTGCTTTCAAAGGCAGCCTGCCCCATGATGTACATGATGGACATGTTCCTACAAAAATCATCAAACCAACAACCTATAACAATACAAGAGGTGCAATCTTACACTGTTACATGTAAGGATACTTACCAAATGCTGCAAGCATCTTTCAGCGAAATAACTTTCAGACGTAGAAGTTTTATAAAAGGTGACATACAGCCACAATATAAAGCGTTGTGTGATGATACAACACCTGTTACGACATGTTATTTGGAGACgacattaaagaaaaaataa